A DNA window from Eretmochelys imbricata isolate rEreImb1 chromosome 3, rEreImb1.hap1, whole genome shotgun sequence contains the following coding sequences:
- the RASGRP3 gene encoding ras guanyl-releasing protein 3 isoform X2: MGSNILGKAATLDELLNTCIEMFDNKGHLGTSHLPRMVLLMHRWYLPSTELVGKLLSIYRDASGEKCSEFRLKICCFMRYWILEFPAEFNLDLGLIRLTEEFREVASQLGYEEHVHLIDISSIPSYDWMRRVTQRKKTSKKGKACLLFDHLEPVELAEHLTFLEHKSFRRIAFTDYQSYVIHGCLENNPTLERSIALFNGISKWVQLMVLSKPTPQQRAEVITKFINVAEKLLHLQNFNTLMAVVGGLSHSSISRLKETHSHLSSEVTKDWNEMTELVSSNGNYCNYRKAFADSLGFKIPILGVHLKDLIAVHVVFPDWIDENKVNIVKMQQLSITLNELVSLQTATHHLEPNMDLINLLTLSLDLYHTEDDIYKLSLVLEPRNSKSSVFRNYDHDHDGYISQEDFESIAANFPFLDSFCVLDKDQDGLISKEEMMAYFLRAKSQLQCKMGPGFIHNFHEMTYLKPTFCEHCAGFLWGIIKQGYKCKDCGANCHKQCRDLLVLACRKFTRGTSVGSNHGSLPNSPSLPPVQDEVFEFPSVATGHQDLDGRAITLVTGSSRKISVRLQRATTSQATQTEPLWHEPGWSESGSHTFPKMKSKFHSKAGKNKGFAKWENEKPNLQVHLDIEVETTEHMLDENGIETLQERQEPEDS, from the exons ataatAAAGGACATTTGGGCACCAGTCATTTGCCAAGAATGGTTCTTTTAATGCACCGGTGGTATCTGCCTTCCACAGAACTGGTTGGCAAACTTCTCTCCAT CTATAGAGATGCCAGTGGCGAAAAATGCAGTGAATTCCGCTTAAAAATCTGCTGTTTCATGAG GTACTGGATTTTGGAATTTCCAGCAGAATTTAACTTGGATCTTGGTTTGATTCGTCTGACTGAGGAGTTCCGGGAAGTAGCCAGCCAGCTTGGTTATGAGGAACACGTCCACCTTATTGACATCTCCAGCAT TCCCTCCTATGACTGGATGAGAAGAGTCACACAGAGGAAAAAAACTTCCAAGAAGGGAAAAGCCTGCCTGTTGTTTGACCACCTGGAACCCGTTGAATTAGCTGAACACCTCACTTTTCTGGAGCATAAATCTTTTAGAAGGATTGCT TTTACAGATTACCAAAGCTATGTGATTCATGGCTGCTTGGAGAACAACCCCACCCTGGAGAGATCAATTGCATTATTTAACGGTATCTCTAAGTGGGTCCAGCTGATGGTTCTTAGCAAGCCAACTCCCCAGCAAAGGGCAGAAGTAATCACAAAGTTTATCAATGTTGCAGAG AAGCTGCTTCATCTCCAGAACTTTAACACGCTGATGGCAGTTGTGGGAGGCCTAAGCCACAGCTCTATTTCTCGTCTCAAAGAAACTCACTCTCATCTATCTTCCGAGGTTACAAAG GACTGGAATGAGATGACAGAACTGGTCTCCTCCAATGGAAACTACTGCAACTACCGCAAAGCTTTTGCTGACTCTCTTGGCTTCAAAATCCCCATATTAGGAGTTCACTTGAAAGACTTGATAGCCGTTCATGTTGTCTTTCCAGACTGGATAGATGAGAACAAAGTAAACATAGTGAAAATGCAGCAACTATCCATTACCTTGAATGAACTGGTTTCCCTGCAGACTGCTACGCATCATCTAGAGCCAAATATGGATTTAATTAACCTGCTAACA CTTTCCCTGGACCTCTACCATACAGAAGATGATATTTACAAGCTCTCATTGGTGCTAGAACCAAGGAATTCTAAATCA TCTGTTTTTAGGAACTATGATCATGACCATGATGGTTATATCTCTCAAGAAGACTTTGAAAGTATAGCTGCCAACTTtcctttcctggactccttttgtGTATTGGACAAAGACCA GGATGGTCTTATCAGCAAAGAAGAAATGATGGCCTACTTTCTGAGGGCTAAATCGCAGCTACAGTGTAAAATGGGACCAGGTTTTATTCATAACTTTCATGAGATGACCTATCTTAAACCAACTTTCTGTGAGCACTGTGCAGGATTT CTCTGGGGTATAATCAAACAAGGATACAAATGTAAAG attgTGGTGCCAACTGCCATAAGCAGTGTAGAGACCTGCTTGTGCTGGCATGCAGGAAGTTTACCAGAGGTACCTCCGTGGGCAGTAATCATGGTTCTCTGCCTAACAGTCCATCTCTGCCACCAG TACAAGATGAAGTATTTGAATTCCCCAGTGTTGCTACAGGGCATCAGGACCTAGATGGCAGAGCAATCACCCTAGTGACTGGCTCTTCTCGAAAGATTTCAGTCCGTCTCCAGCGGGCTACCACCAGCCAAGCAACACAGACGGAACCGTTGTGGCATGAACCTGGCTGGAGTGAGTCAGGTTCCCATACCTTCCCCAAAATGAAGTCCAAGTTCCATAGCAAAGCTGGAAAGAACAAAGGCTTTGCAAAATGGGAGAATGAAAAACCCAACCTACAGGTCCATTTGGATATTGAGGTAGAGACCACAGAACATATGCTGGATGAGAATGGAATAGAAACACTCCAAGAAAGACAAGAACCTGA
- the RASGRP3 gene encoding ras guanyl-releasing protein 3 isoform X1, producing MGSNILGKAATLDELLNTCIEMFDNKGHLGTSHLPRMVLLMHRWYLPSTELVGKLLSIYRDASGEKCSEFRLKICCFMRYWILEFPAEFNLDLGLIRLTEEFREVASQLGYEEHVHLIDISSIPSYDWMRRVTQRKKTSKKGKACLLFDHLEPVELAEHLTFLEHKSFRRIAFTDYQSYVIHGCLENNPTLERSIALFNGISKWVQLMVLSKPTPQQRAEVITKFINVAEKLLHLQNFNTLMAVVGGLSHSSISRLKETHSHLSSEVTKDWNEMTELVSSNGNYCNYRKAFADSLGFKIPILGVHLKDLIAVHVVFPDWIDENKVNIVKMQQLSITLNELVSLQTATHHLEPNMDLINLLTLSLDLYHTEDDIYKLSLVLEPRNSKSQPTSPTTPNKPVVPLEWASGVLPKPDPTIINKHIRKLVDSVFRNYDHDHDGYISQEDFESIAANFPFLDSFCVLDKDQDGLISKEEMMAYFLRAKSQLQCKMGPGFIHNFHEMTYLKPTFCEHCAGFLWGIIKQGYKCKDCGANCHKQCRDLLVLACRKFTRGTSVGSNHGSLPNSPSLPPVQDEVFEFPSVATGHQDLDGRAITLVTGSSRKISVRLQRATTSQATQTEPLWHEPGWSESGSHTFPKMKSKFHSKAGKNKGFAKWENEKPNLQVHLDIEVETTEHMLDENGIETLQERQEPEDS from the exons ataatAAAGGACATTTGGGCACCAGTCATTTGCCAAGAATGGTTCTTTTAATGCACCGGTGGTATCTGCCTTCCACAGAACTGGTTGGCAAACTTCTCTCCAT CTATAGAGATGCCAGTGGCGAAAAATGCAGTGAATTCCGCTTAAAAATCTGCTGTTTCATGAG GTACTGGATTTTGGAATTTCCAGCAGAATTTAACTTGGATCTTGGTTTGATTCGTCTGACTGAGGAGTTCCGGGAAGTAGCCAGCCAGCTTGGTTATGAGGAACACGTCCACCTTATTGACATCTCCAGCAT TCCCTCCTATGACTGGATGAGAAGAGTCACACAGAGGAAAAAAACTTCCAAGAAGGGAAAAGCCTGCCTGTTGTTTGACCACCTGGAACCCGTTGAATTAGCTGAACACCTCACTTTTCTGGAGCATAAATCTTTTAGAAGGATTGCT TTTACAGATTACCAAAGCTATGTGATTCATGGCTGCTTGGAGAACAACCCCACCCTGGAGAGATCAATTGCATTATTTAACGGTATCTCTAAGTGGGTCCAGCTGATGGTTCTTAGCAAGCCAACTCCCCAGCAAAGGGCAGAAGTAATCACAAAGTTTATCAATGTTGCAGAG AAGCTGCTTCATCTCCAGAACTTTAACACGCTGATGGCAGTTGTGGGAGGCCTAAGCCACAGCTCTATTTCTCGTCTCAAAGAAACTCACTCTCATCTATCTTCCGAGGTTACAAAG GACTGGAATGAGATGACAGAACTGGTCTCCTCCAATGGAAACTACTGCAACTACCGCAAAGCTTTTGCTGACTCTCTTGGCTTCAAAATCCCCATATTAGGAGTTCACTTGAAAGACTTGATAGCCGTTCATGTTGTCTTTCCAGACTGGATAGATGAGAACAAAGTAAACATAGTGAAAATGCAGCAACTATCCATTACCTTGAATGAACTGGTTTCCCTGCAGACTGCTACGCATCATCTAGAGCCAAATATGGATTTAATTAACCTGCTAACA CTTTCCCTGGACCTCTACCATACAGAAGATGATATTTACAAGCTCTCATTGGTGCTAGAACCAAGGAATTCTAAATCA CAACCTACCTCCCCAACGACCCCTAACAAGCCAGTAGTGCCACTGGAGTGGGCATCTGGAGTGCTACCAAAACCTGACCCAACCATCATTAACAAGCACATAAGAAAGCTAGTGGAT TCTGTTTTTAGGAACTATGATCATGACCATGATGGTTATATCTCTCAAGAAGACTTTGAAAGTATAGCTGCCAACTTtcctttcctggactccttttgtGTATTGGACAAAGACCA GGATGGTCTTATCAGCAAAGAAGAAATGATGGCCTACTTTCTGAGGGCTAAATCGCAGCTACAGTGTAAAATGGGACCAGGTTTTATTCATAACTTTCATGAGATGACCTATCTTAAACCAACTTTCTGTGAGCACTGTGCAGGATTT CTCTGGGGTATAATCAAACAAGGATACAAATGTAAAG attgTGGTGCCAACTGCCATAAGCAGTGTAGAGACCTGCTTGTGCTGGCATGCAGGAAGTTTACCAGAGGTACCTCCGTGGGCAGTAATCATGGTTCTCTGCCTAACAGTCCATCTCTGCCACCAG TACAAGATGAAGTATTTGAATTCCCCAGTGTTGCTACAGGGCATCAGGACCTAGATGGCAGAGCAATCACCCTAGTGACTGGCTCTTCTCGAAAGATTTCAGTCCGTCTCCAGCGGGCTACCACCAGCCAAGCAACACAGACGGAACCGTTGTGGCATGAACCTGGCTGGAGTGAGTCAGGTTCCCATACCTTCCCCAAAATGAAGTCCAAGTTCCATAGCAAAGCTGGAAAGAACAAAGGCTTTGCAAAATGGGAGAATGAAAAACCCAACCTACAGGTCCATTTGGATATTGAGGTAGAGACCACAGAACATATGCTGGATGAGAATGGAATAGAAACACTCCAAGAAAGACAAGAACCTGA